The Salegentibacter sp. Hel_I_6 region AGCTTTTTAAGAAATGAAAAGCTTGCTGGTAAAACACCTGTTGGGTTAGTAGGAGAGGATGGAGTACGTGAAAGACTAGATGAGTTTTCAGCTGTAACTACTGGTGTAAGAATAGGTGGGCCAATTATTGAAGATAAATTATTTTTCTTTGTTAACTATGAAAGACAGGATAATGAAACTCCTCAACCTTTCGATTTTGTTAACTATAGAGGAGATGCTTCTCAGGCAGATATAGAGGGATTATCAAATTTTTTAGCTAATGAGTACGGTTACGAACCAGGTGCATTTTTAAATACAGCTTCATCCTTGGTTAGTGATAAATTAATCGGAAAAATTGACTGGAACATTAATGAGAGTAATAAGCTATCTTTTAAGCATAGTTATGTTAAAGCGGTTCAACTTCAAGCAAGAGGCTCAACACCGAGCAACATTAACTTTTTTAACGGTGCAGTAAACTTTGAATCTGTTACTAATTCTACAGCCCTGGAATTAAGTTCACAAATCGGTGATAATATGGCTAATAATTTTGTTTTAGGTTGGACAACTGTAAACGATAATAGAGATCCGCAAGGAGGTAATTTCCCAAGTGTGGAGATTATTGACGGCCAGGGAAGTATTAATTTTGGTTCTGAGGCTTTTTCTACCGCTAATGCATTAGATCAAAGCAATCTAACTTTAACCGATAACTTTGATATTTATGCAGGAAAACATAATATAACCATCGGTACCAATAATGAATTTTCTTCTTCAAGAAATGTTTTCTTTAGACAAAACTTTGGAGATTACAGGTTTAATAATTTGAATGACTTTTTAGTAGGAAATAGAGCAAATCGTTATCGTCACGGATACTCTTTGATCGGTGGATCAGGCGATGATTCGGAAGGAGCTGCTGAGTTTGATATTTTTCAGTTTGGATTATATGTTCAAGATGTTTACAATGCAACTGAAAATTTGAAACTTACATTAGGAGCGAGAATCGACGTCCCTTTTTGGGGTGATGGCCTAGTAAATGAAGATTTTAATAACAGAACAATACCTCTTCTAGAGGCTCAAGGTCGTGATTTAAGAGGAGCAAGAGTAGGTGAGGGAATTGATGCAAACATCCACTTCGCCCCTCGCTTTGGGTTTAACTGGGATGTTAATGGAGACCGCACAACTCAGGTGCGAGGTGGTACAGGAGTCTTCACCTCTAGATTGCCGTTAGTTTGGCCTGGTGGAGCATATAATAATAATGGCTTAACTGCAGGATACGTATTCAGAACAGGAGATGGTGTACCTGATTTTGAGCCAAACCCAAACAATCAGCTACAAGATCCACCGCAAGGGTCCGGTCAGGTAGGTGGTGAAATCAATTTATTTGAGAAAGATTTTAAATTACCTCAGGTTTGGAAAACTAATATTGCGGTAGACCAAAGATTGCCTGGAAACTGGACAATTTCTGCAGATTTTATCTATAATGATGATCTTAATGCTGTTGCATACGAGAATATTAATCTTGAAAGTCCAGAATTTACTACCACGGGAGCAGGTTCTCGTTTTCATTACGCAGGCGATAGAATCGATGATACTTATGACGCTGTATATATGGGTTATAATGTAAAAGAAGGACACTCTTATAACGCTGTCGCTACATTGGCTAAAAACTTTTATAGTTCATTTATAGATGTAACCGGCCAAGTCTCTTATTCTTATGGAGAATCCAGTGTATTATTTGATGCAACCTCTTCTCAGAACAGTTCACAATGGAGATTCCAGGAGTCTATTAATGGTTCTAATAATCTTTCGCTTTCTAGATCTGATTTTGCACCAGGACATCGTGTAATTGCGAATTCCACCATAGAATTAAAATGGACAGAAAACTTAAATACTAGAATTGGTTTATTTTATGAAGGTAGACAGGGTGATCCTTTCAGTTATACAGTTTTCGGTGATCGCTTGATCAATGATACGGGTAATAATACCGGTGCATTGCCTTATATACCTTCTAATGAAGCAGAGGCTCACTTAATTGATAGTGATGATTTAACTGCATCACAACAATGGGCCTTGATGGATGCTTTTATAGAAGGGGATGAGTATTTAAGTACTAGAAGAGGACAGTTCGCAGAACGAAATGGTGCAAGAACTGAGTGGTCACATATTATCGACCTTAAATTTGCTCAGGAATTTGCTATTAAAATTAAGGAAACAACTCATAGATTTGAATTTTCTGCTGATATCTTCAACTTTACAAATTTCTTGAATAAAGAATGGGGTGTAAGGCGATTTACAGGAACACAGAGATTTACGAACTTTGAAGGTTTTGCTGAAGATGGAACAACTCCACAATTTACCTTTGATGATAATACGGGCGTTACTCGAAATCAGATTGACGATTCTGGATTACAGTCATCAAGATGGCAAATGCAGGTTGGTTTGAGATATTCTTTTAACTAAGCTCAAGGTTTTAGATTATATGAAAACCACCCCAAATCGGGGTGGTTTTTTGTTTTTGTATAATTTGAAATTTTTTTATTCCTGAACCTGGAAAATTATAGGTAAGGCATAATTTACCTTTACCGGCTTTCCACGTTGTTTTCCCGGTTGCATTTTTGGTAGAGCTTCAATAAGTTTTTTGGCTTCTTCTTCTAATTTTGGATGCGGAGTGCGAGCCTGGATGTTTACGATATTTCCATTGGTGTCAATTTGAAAGAGGATATTAATACGGTTTACTCCAGTGAGCCCCAATTCGCTTCCCAGTTCTTTGTTGAAATTCTTGTTTACATAGCTGGTAATTTTCTCGCTCATACAGGTTTTTCTTTCAGTATTATCTTTCAGATTTTCACAGCCCGGGAATATTGGTACATCTTCAATTAAAGTAAAAGGTACGGTTTCTGGATCTTCATTGGGTGTAGGCTCTATGATATCTTCTGGCTCAACAATATCTTCCAGACTTATTTCAGTCGGCTCAATTTCGTCTTCTTTAACTTGAGAATCATCTTTAATAACATCTATCACATCGGGAATTACCGGTGGTGCTGGAGGTGGAGTCCTGACTAATTCGGTAATTGGGACAACTTCATCCTCCATAGCATCTAAATAAACCTGCTCCCTGGTATATTCTTCCCTGTCATAGGTTTTCCACTCTATCATTAATAGACTGACTAATAAAGCGAGGATAAGTCCTATTGATAAAAACAGGTTTGATTTTTTTCGAAGATCGGCTTTGGCATTTTTCTTAGGTTTCATAAGAGATTAGATTTAATAGTTAGTAATTAAATAAGAAACTTAATAGAATGGCTGGTATT contains the following coding sequences:
- a CDS encoding carboxypeptidase regulatory-like domain-containing protein; protein product: MRKLLALALFLTSATIFAQGVTTSSLNGRVLDNNNAPLPGANVIAVHEPSGTQYGAMTDFEGYYRISNMRVGGPYTVTISFVGFENYVANNLNLQLGDSRRINASLNESSNELQEVVITGSQNSVFDSGKTGAETKVTQKQVNTLPSISRNIADFARLTPQAQVTGDDVISISGQNNRYNAIFIDGAVNNDVFGLAGSGTNGGQTGVSPISLDAIESFQINVAPFDVRQSGFAGGSINAITKSGTNNFEGSVYSFLRNEKLAGKTPVGLVGEDGVRERLDEFSAVTTGVRIGGPIIEDKLFFFVNYERQDNETPQPFDFVNYRGDASQADIEGLSNFLANEYGYEPGAFLNTASSLVSDKLIGKIDWNINESNKLSFKHSYVKAVQLQARGSTPSNINFFNGAVNFESVTNSTALELSSQIGDNMANNFVLGWTTVNDNRDPQGGNFPSVEIIDGQGSINFGSEAFSTANALDQSNLTLTDNFDIYAGKHNITIGTNNEFSSSRNVFFRQNFGDYRFNNLNDFLVGNRANRYRHGYSLIGGSGDDSEGAAEFDIFQFGLYVQDVYNATENLKLTLGARIDVPFWGDGLVNEDFNNRTIPLLEAQGRDLRGARVGEGIDANIHFAPRFGFNWDVNGDRTTQVRGGTGVFTSRLPLVWPGGAYNNNGLTAGYVFRTGDGVPDFEPNPNNQLQDPPQGSGQVGGEINLFEKDFKLPQVWKTNIAVDQRLPGNWTISADFIYNDDLNAVAYENINLESPEFTTTGAGSRFHYAGDRIDDTYDAVYMGYNVKEGHSYNAVATLAKNFYSSFIDVTGQVSYSYGESSVLFDATSSQNSSQWRFQESINGSNNLSLSRSDFAPGHRVIANSTIELKWTENLNTRIGLFYEGRQGDPFSYTVFGDRLINDTGNNTGALPYIPSNEAEAHLIDSDDLTASQQWALMDAFIEGDEYLSTRRGQFAERNGARTEWSHIIDLKFAQEFAIKIKETTHRFEFSADIFNFTNFLNKEWGVRRFTGTQRFTNFEGFAEDGTTPQFTFDDNTGVTRNQIDDSGLQSSRWQMQVGLRYSFN
- a CDS encoding energy transducer TonB, which gives rise to MKPKKNAKADLRKKSNLFLSIGLILALLVSLLMIEWKTYDREEYTREQVYLDAMEDEVVPITELVRTPPPAPPVIPDVIDVIKDDSQVKEDEIEPTEISLEDIVEPEDIIEPTPNEDPETVPFTLIEDVPIFPGCENLKDNTERKTCMSEKITSYVNKNFNKELGSELGLTGVNRINILFQIDTNGNIVNIQARTPHPKLEEEAKKLIEALPKMQPGKQRGKPVKVNYALPIIFQVQE